DNA sequence from the Streptomyces sp. HUAS 15-9 genome:
TCACCCGCCATGTCGCCAAGGAGGGAGCGGCGCGCAGTATCCGGGCCAACCTGGTCGTTCCCGGCCTGATCGACACCCCGATGGGACGACAGGCCACCACCAAGCGGGCCTCCCGAGCGGCCTCCTTCGAGCGCATCCCGCTGGGCCGCCAGGGCAGCGCCTGGGAGGTCGCGGAAGCTGTCACGTTTCTGCTCTCCGACCGCGCCTCGTACATCACGGGCCAGAGCCTGGTGGTCGATGGCGGGCTCAGCGCCGTGTGACGCGCATTGTCCCCGTCCTTCGTCCCCCGTCGGCCGCCGCACGCTGCGACGCGGCGGCCGACCGGCGGCTCAGCCGTCGCCTCGCGTCGGCGAAAGCCCGAGCACCAGCATCTCGTGGGCGGCGCGTCCGATGTCCGCCAGGCGGGTTCGTGCAGAGTCCAATTGGTGCTGCAGGAGCACACCCCGAGCGATGCTCTCCACCAAGAACGCCTGCGCGACCACGTCCACGTCCGGGCGGATGCTCCCGTCGGAGATGCCCCTTCGGATGTCCTCCTCGACGCCACTGCGTACGAGACTGAGATGGTCGGCCATCAAACCCTTGACCCCGTCATCGCTACCGACCGCTTCGACGAGCAGCACCAGCAACGCCCGCGCCCGTACCCCCGGCTCGGGCTCCGCCAGACGGGCGAAGAGTTGGTCGAGCTTGGCCAGCACAACCTCCAGTCCGCTCATCCGGGCGTACCCGAGCCGGGCCCGGAGCAGGTCGATGAACGACTCGCGGATGTCCGCGACAACGGCCTCGACGAGCCCGGCCTTGGACGTGAAGTGGTAGTTGACCATGCCACGGCTGACGCCCGCACGATCGCCGACCTTCGCCACCGTGAGGCCGCGGTAACCCTGCTCCGCGAGAATCTCCAACGCCGCGTCCAAGAGCCTGCGACGGGAGGCCTCCCGCTGGTCGTCGCGCTTGGTCGGGGGGCGTCGGGCCGCCACGGTTCGTTCGCTCATCGCAGCAGCAGTATGCCATCGACGGTCCGTCACGGGAGGTGGCGATCACCCTGCCGGTGTCTGCTGTCCTCGCCCTCCCTGGGCTCCTGGCCGACGACGCACCCGCGGCTGCGGGGGCCTGCGCGACGTCATGCGGAGGCCGCGATGCCGAGCTCGGCAAGCAGGCCGCGCACGCGCTGCTCGACGGCGTCCCGGATCGGCCGTACCGCGTCGACGCCCTGGCCGGCGGGGTCGTCCAGCTGCCAGTCCAGGTATCGCCTGCCGGGGAAGACCGGGCAGGCGTCCCCGCAGCCCATGGTGATGACCACGTCCGAGGACCGCACTGCCTCCGTGGTGAGGACCTTCGGCGTCCGGGCGGAGATGTCGATGCCGACCTCCTTCATCGCCTCCACGACCGCCGGGTTGACGGAGTCGGCGGGCGCGGAGCCCGCCGAGCGGACCTCGACCCGGTCACCGGCGAGATGGGTGAGGAAGGCGGCGCCCATCTGGGAGCGGCCGGCGTTGTGGACGCAGACGAACAGCACCGACGGGCGCGGGGCGGAAGTGCTCATGGCGGGGTCCTTCTCGAAGCGTGAGGTGTGGTCAGGAGGAGGCGAGCTCGGGTTCGCCGTGCGCGGCGGCCTCGCGGCGCACCGGGGTGGGGTTCGGGCCGTGGACGGCGGCCACGATGCCCAAACCGAGTGCGGCGCCCAGCAGTTGGGCGGCGATGAACGGGGCGACGGAGGCGGGGGCGATCCCGGCGAAGGTGTCGGTGAAGGCCCGGCCGACGGTCACCGCCGGGTTGGCGAAGGAGGTGGAGGAGGTGAACCAGTAGGCGGCCCCGATGTAGCCGGCCACCGCGACCGGTCCGAGGGCGGCCCGGCGGATGCGCTCCAGGCCGAGGACCAGGGCGACGAGCCCGGCGGTCGCCACGATTTCCCCGAGCCACAGATGGCCGGCCGACCGGTCGTGGGTGGAGAGCTTCACCAGCGGCTTGGCGAACATCGCGTCGGCCAGGACGGCACCCCCGATCGCGCCGCAGATCTGGGCGGGCACGTACGCGGCGACATCACGAACGGTGAGGCCGCCGGCGTCGCGGCGGCCGGTGAACCAGGCGGCGAGGGTGACGGCGGGGTTGAAATGCGCGCCGGAGACCGGCTCGAACAGGGCGATCAGCACGCCCAGGCCGAAGACGGTGG
Encoded proteins:
- a CDS encoding TetR/AcrR family transcriptional regulator, giving the protein MSERTVAARRPPTKRDDQREASRRRLLDAALEILAEQGYRGLTVAKVGDRAGVSRGMVNYHFTSKAGLVEAVVADIRESFIDLLRARLGYARMSGLEVVLAKLDQLFARLAEPEPGVRARALLVLLVEAVGSDDGVKGLMADHLSLVRSGVEEDIRRGISDGSIRPDVDVVAQAFLVESIARGVLLQHQLDSARTRLADIGRAAHEMLVLGLSPTRGDG
- a CDS encoding arsenate reductase ArsC; its protein translation is MSTSAPRPSVLFVCVHNAGRSQMGAAFLTHLAGDRVEVRSAGSAPADSVNPAVVEAMKEVGIDISARTPKVLTTEAVRSSDVVITMGCGDACPVFPGRRYLDWQLDDPAGQGVDAVRPIRDAVEQRVRGLLAELGIAASA
- a CDS encoding aquaporin, whose protein sequence is MSAPLVRRAAAEAIGTGLLVAVVVGSGIQATELSRDVGVQLLANSLATVFGLGVLIALFEPVSGAHFNPAVTLAAWFTGRRDAGGLTVRDVAAYVPAQICGAIGGAVLADAMFAKPLVKLSTHDRSAGHLWLGEIVATAGLVALVLGLERIRRAALGPVAVAGYIGAAYWFTSSTSFANPAVTVGRAFTDTFAGIAPASVAPFIAAQLLGAALGLGIVAAVHGPNPTPVRREAAAHGEPELASS